A genomic segment from Amphiprion ocellaris isolate individual 3 ecotype Okinawa chromosome 17, ASM2253959v1, whole genome shotgun sequence encodes:
- the LOC111562941 gene encoding uncharacterized protein LOC111562941 has product MTPFCPEPAQINPPSGSFQLPKYLQAKLRYNERPCCLLEEACIGHVFAEFYRVTSKNLKKDFYEALDHHTTHLIDLFKSRKGVVGQSLGHLFQPINSQTNDITTTRTVVLQCLPLYLGDNSSEFFLSCSDSDTADDFTQVPVGVLNVMTSDMPPLINSVAIILEGNLVMDDIPTTSQSLCLLFGLIYALHLDYPKVMKNTFEFIQKILLNIGQQKLSPKLQTLKKCSFGLDVVARESYAGVSTSVVCE; this is encoded by the exons ATGACCCCCTTCTGCCCAGAACCTGCACAAATCAACCCCCCTTCCGGCTCCTTCCAGCTCCCCAAATATCTCCAGGCTAAGCTGCGTTACAACGAGCGTCCATGC tgtctACTGGAGGAGGCATGCATTGGACAT gtcTTTGCTGAGTTCTACAGAGTTACCAGTAAGAACCTTAAGAAAGACTTCTACGAAGCTCTTGACCACCACACCACTCATCTCATTGACCTCTTCAAATCCAGAAAAGGAGTTGTCGGCCAATCACTTGGTCACCTCTTCCAGCCAATCAATTCACAA acaaatgacatcaCCACAACACGCACTGTTGTCCTGCAATGTCTGCCCCTGTATCTTGGAGATAATTCCAGTGAATTCTTCCTCAGCTGCTCA GATTCAGACACTGCAGATGACTTCACTCAGGTGCCTGTTGGGGTTCTTAATGTCATGACCAGCGACATGCCACCATTGATTAACAGCGTTGCAATCATCCTTGAAGGAAACCTCGTCATGGATGACATTCCTACAACCTCTCAATCACTTTGTCTTCTCTTTGGCTTAATATATGCACTTCATCTGGATTACCCCAAAGTTATGAAGAACACATTCGAATTCATCCAGAAGATATTGTTGAACATCGGACAACAAAAGCTCAGCCCAAAActgcaaacattaaaaaaatgctcttttgGGCTAGATGTTGTGGCTAGGGAGAGCTATGCTGGTGTGTCCACAAGTGTGGTTTGTGAATGA